From one Planktothrix sp. FACHB-1365 genomic stretch:
- the pstS gene encoding phosphate ABC transporter substrate-binding protein PstS, translated as MTQFPLNFWHKLLTATLTITTIYFPNNPAWAQLLRGAGDSFAEPLYQRYSQEYQQQTGEMFKYTTIGSGGGIRLFINKSIDFGGSSLIPTPIEQNQMEDGLLMIPTGGGALAIVYNLQQITREVKLSREQLAKIFTGKITNWQQINPSFPNQKIQVVVCSDHCATNFILTKYLNRITEGKIPASRNPDWGFKVFSSFPEDSGIAGEVRRIEGAIGYVQSNVAVANNLSIARIENQTGRYVQPTLAETQKALANVKFNDNFTTEDIKDPDEGYPLVSLTWLLIYKQYLNPDTLQATQNLLTWILTEGQTFNEPLGYTKIPENVTQKAQEAIKNELKIKPY; from the coding sequence ATGACACAATTCCCGCTCAATTTCTGGCATAAACTGTTAACGGCTACATTAACAATCACCACAATTTATTTTCCCAATAACCCAGCTTGGGCGCAATTACTGAGAGGTGCGGGTGATTCTTTTGCTGAACCGCTTTATCAGCGTTATAGCCAAGAATACCAACAGCAAACCGGAGAAATGTTTAAATATACAACCATTGGGAGTGGGGGAGGAATTCGCTTATTTATTAACAAATCTATTGACTTTGGCGGGAGTAGTTTAATTCCCACTCCCATTGAACAAAACCAAATGGAAGATGGGTTACTAATGATACCCACAGGAGGAGGAGCTTTAGCTATTGTTTATAACCTGCAACAAATCACCAGAGAAGTTAAATTATCCCGTGAGCAACTAGCAAAAATATTTACTGGAAAAATTACGAATTGGCAACAGATTAATCCCAGTTTTCCTAATCAAAAAATCCAAGTTGTTGTTTGTTCAGATCATTGTGCTACTAACTTTATTCTCACTAAATATTTAAACAGAATTACTGAAGGGAAAATTCCAGCTAGTCGAAATCCTGATTGGGGATTTAAGGTGTTTTCTAGCTTTCCCGAAGATAGTGGAATCGCTGGAGAAGTCCGTAGAATTGAGGGAGCTATTGGCTATGTGCAAAGTAACGTTGCTGTTGCTAATAATCTGTCAATTGCTCGTATTGAAAATCAGACAGGTCGTTATGTTCAACCCACTTTAGCAGAAACTCAAAAAGCTCTAGCAAATGTCAAGTTTAATGATAACTTTACCACAGAAGATATCAAAGATCCAGACGAAGGTTATCCGTTGGTAAGTTTAACTTGGCTCCTAATTTATAAACAGTATCTTAATCCCGATACGTTGCAAGCCACTCAAAATCTATTGACCTGGATTTTAACAGAGGGTCAAACTTTTAATGAGCCATTAGGGTACACCAAAATTCCAGAAAATGTTACCCAAAAAGCACAGGAAGCTATCAAGAATGAATTGAAAATTAAACCTTATTAA
- a CDS encoding iron uptake porin translates to MKNLNLSFPITSVFLSYHLLILSPVLAQENSNLTLAGEASVSHFHEFSSLTSNSEVEEISIQEIETLSRNPPPELDDEALTNVNQLSDVTPGDWAYESLKNLVEKYRCISGFPGGNFYGERGMTRYEFAASLNTCLLSIRRSIERLNSQFIEKEDLLLIEKMKAEFATDLPNLTAKLDNIEERLTFLREHRFSPNTVLRGRVDFNLISAFGDQKAVSPGSDSRENLDDNPTLSGGVVLKIDTSFTGKDRLRTQLVAGNINGFGYGVTGTDMTLLIGAINTSNNVKLGTLFYEFPIGKRGIIAVAPVADFPTRIFPAFNPVNSISNFGAESPIYSFAFGSGGVIYYNFTDKLAGGISYLTTSANDAKEGLFKGQYTVLSQLSYSPSERLGLAFTYGHYYAPDPLLSINVTGSKGSIFAQFPFGASTPTSSDAFGLQFTYKLNPQVIFGGWVSYFNAHAEGSPSVSDVEGSQGSQADIWSWALTAFVGDLGKAGSQLSFVFGMPPKVMNNDIVEREDPDTSLHFELSYRYPMTDNIFITPGFLVITNPEHNAANPPIWIGLIRTSFLF, encoded by the coding sequence ATGAAAAACTTGAATTTATCATTTCCTATAACCTCAGTGTTCCTGAGTTATCATTTATTGATTTTATCTCCCGTCTTAGCCCAAGAAAATTCTAACTTAACGTTGGCGGGAGAAGCATCTGTCAGTCATTTTCATGAATTCTCCTCCCTCACTTCTAATTCGGAAGTTGAAGAAATTTCGATTCAGGAAATCGAAACCTTATCTCGTAATCCGCCTCCCGAACTCGACGATGAAGCCCTCACCAATGTTAATCAGTTGTCTGATGTTACTCCGGGGGATTGGGCTTATGAATCTCTCAAAAATTTAGTGGAAAAATATCGCTGTATTAGTGGTTTTCCTGGGGGGAATTTTTATGGGGAACGGGGGATGACTCGTTATGAATTTGCTGCAAGTTTAAATACTTGTCTGCTGAGTATTCGGCGTTCAATTGAAAGATTAAACTCTCAATTTATTGAAAAAGAAGATTTGTTACTAATCGAAAAAATGAAAGCTGAATTTGCTACAGATCTTCCTAATCTTACTGCAAAACTGGATAACATAGAGGAGCGATTAACGTTTCTTAGAGAACATCGATTTAGTCCGAATACCGTTTTACGGGGTCGAGTTGATTTTAATTTAATTAGTGCTTTTGGTGATCAGAAAGCGGTTTCTCCTGGGAGTGATTCTAGGGAGAATTTGGATGATAATCCGACTCTATCAGGAGGAGTTGTACTGAAAATTGATACCAGTTTTACGGGGAAAGATCGATTGCGAACTCAATTAGTCGCGGGAAATATTAATGGTTTTGGCTATGGTGTGACGGGTACTGACATGACTCTTTTGATCGGTGCTATTAATACGAGTAATAATGTTAAGTTAGGGACATTATTTTATGAATTTCCGATTGGGAAGCGTGGGATTATAGCGGTTGCTCCCGTTGCGGATTTTCCGACTCGGATTTTTCCGGCTTTTAATCCTGTTAATTCCATCTCCAATTTTGGTGCAGAAAGTCCGATTTATTCTTTTGCTTTTGGTAGTGGTGGAGTCATTTACTATAATTTCACTGACAAATTAGCGGGAGGAATTAGTTATTTAACAACTTCTGCTAATGATGCGAAAGAAGGGCTATTTAAGGGTCAATATACTGTGTTGAGTCAACTTAGTTATAGCCCATCTGAACGATTAGGGTTAGCTTTTACTTATGGTCATTATTATGCCCCAGATCCGCTTTTAAGTATTAATGTAACCGGGAGTAAGGGGAGTATCTTCGCTCAATTCCCGTTTGGTGCGAGTACACCCACTTCCTCTGATGCTTTTGGTTTACAATTTACTTACAAATTGAACCCTCAAGTCATTTTTGGAGGTTGGGTGAGCTATTTTAATGCTCATGCGGAAGGCTCTCCCAGTGTCAGTGATGTAGAGGGTTCTCAGGGTTCTCAAGCGGATATTTGGAGTTGGGCTCTGACTGCGTTTGTAGGTGATTTAGGGAAAGCAGGATCGCAATTGAGTTTTGTTTTTGGTATGCCACCTAAAGTGATGAATAATGATATTGTTGAACGGGAAGATCCTGATACTTCTTTGCATTTTGAGTTATCTTATCGCTACCCAATGACTGACAATATTTTTATCACTCCGGGTTTTTTAGTCATTACTAATCCTGAACATAATGCTGCTAACCCTCCAATTTGGATTGGATTAATCCGCACTTCTTTTCTGTTTTAA
- a CDS encoding DUF937 domain-containing protein, with amino-acid sequence MELFLNIINAIDNPDQQGSMAQFETILNTVNQVATKRGIESAQMQEILTVLGRFLRPILQHQQRMMGVQALENLIAQMTDSETTAATINLLISPQLYQQIVQGISQKTGISSNRLQGILPTILTAMMGLLYMGASKSGVSCSNSVLNAFVDRDTELVLGEVLQSTELFLNSGTSKT; translated from the coding sequence ATGGAACTCTTTCTGAATATAATTAATGCCATTGATAATCCTGATCAACAAGGCAGCATGGCTCAATTTGAAACGATATTAAATACAGTTAATCAAGTGGCGACTAAACGAGGAATTGAGTCGGCTCAGATGCAAGAAATTCTGACAGTGTTGGGTAGATTTTTGCGTCCTATCTTGCAACACCAGCAGAGAATGATGGGTGTTCAAGCGTTAGAGAATTTAATTGCTCAAATGACAGATTCAGAAACAACGGCGGCGACTATCAACCTACTAATTTCACCGCAGTTGTATCAGCAAATTGTGCAAGGTATTTCTCAAAAAACAGGGATTAGTAGTAACAGGCTTCAGGGTATCCTGCCCACAATTTTGACCGCCATGATGGGGCTATTATATATGGGTGCGAGTAAATCTGGAGTCAGCTGTTCCAATTCTGTTCTCAATGCTTTTGTAGATCGGGATACTGAGTTAGTTCTTGGTGAGGTTTTGCAGTCTACCGAGTTGTTTCTTAATTCCGGTACGTCTAAGACATAG